A region from the Micrococcus cohnii genome encodes:
- a CDS encoding general stress protein, whose amino-acid sequence MSFMMSAPAGARGEGMPQGELLATYSTYAQAREAVSTLVAAEDFPATAVSIVGKDLRVVERVRGRLGYPQVALGAAFRGLFFGAMLGGFMLLINPALGWQQVLVSSALGVGVWMIFGVIAFAARKGQTSGQTSVASTQQLVPVSYDVVVAFDHAFRARQLLRLGGAGADPGTAPGGSTASTQPGPAAASSTARTGGSGPAPASDVPGDSAPAGQRGSEPPKGLDRSYGQHLSDDEVARLIEARGGAAPSPRSDGAAADGAPAEHDGHRGR is encoded by the coding sequence ATGTCGTTCATGATGTCCGCGCCCGCAGGCGCCCGCGGCGAAGGGATGCCGCAGGGCGAGCTGCTCGCCACTTACTCCACATACGCCCAAGCCCGTGAGGCCGTCAGCACGCTGGTCGCCGCAGAGGACTTCCCGGCCACGGCCGTGTCGATCGTCGGCAAGGACCTGCGGGTCGTCGAACGCGTACGGGGCCGCCTTGGCTACCCCCAAGTGGCCCTCGGCGCCGCGTTCCGCGGCCTGTTCTTCGGCGCGATGCTCGGCGGCTTCATGCTGCTGATCAACCCCGCGCTGGGCTGGCAGCAGGTGCTCGTCTCCTCTGCGCTGGGTGTGGGCGTCTGGATGATCTTCGGCGTGATCGCCTTCGCGGCCCGCAAGGGGCAGACGTCGGGGCAGACCTCGGTCGCCTCGACGCAGCAGCTGGTGCCCGTCTCCTACGACGTCGTGGTGGCCTTCGACCATGCCTTCCGAGCGCGTCAGCTGCTGCGTCTGGGCGGCGCCGGCGCCGACCCGGGCACGGCCCCCGGTGGCAGCACGGCGAGCACGCAGCCCGGCCCCGCCGCCGCGTCCTCGACGGCGCGGACCGGGGGGAGCGGTCCGGCCCCCGCCTCGGACGTCCCCGGCGACTCCGCCCCTGCGGGGCAGAGGGGCTCGGAGCCGCCGAAGGGCCTCGACCGCTCCTACGGCCAGCACCTCTCCGACGACGAGGTCGCTCGCCTCATCGAGGCCCGCGGCGGCGCGGCACCCTCACCGCGATCGGACGGTGCCGCGGCGGACGGCGCGCCCGCCGAGCACGACGGGCACCGCGGCCGCTGA
- a CDS encoding magnesium transporter MgtE N-terminal domain-containing protein — translation MSNPKIFVARLLGLDVFDPLGDRLGRLRDVVVVDRGLHQPPIATGLVIEVPGKKRVFVPMTRVTSMDSGQILTTGLINLRRFSRRGAEQTVAGDLFDRRMVLVDEEGRLEHEHESVLEDLAIERQRNGDWIVTEVYVREVTGRGAFGRARGQHRLVDWDRSRWARGTEPQGATSFVAAHEDLKPADLADMLHDMTDKRRVEVANELQDERLADVLQELPDDDQVQILSHLDIERAADVLEEMDPDDAADLLGELPDNQQELLLELMEPEDAEDVRRLLEYEEDTAGSVMTPVPVIMAPEATVAEAMATIRQTEISPARASLVIVARPPLETPTGRYLGVVHFQKLLRYPPPEPLGNLLDKDLEPVSDLAPVTHVTRELATYNLTCIPVVNEQQRVVGAVTVDDVLDHILPEDWRAMDPDQTPAPSTENPAPTAGGPASARGGAPAAPAAGPTTNRRT, via the coding sequence GTGAGCAATCCGAAGATCTTCGTCGCCCGTCTGCTCGGCCTCGACGTGTTCGACCCGCTCGGCGACCGGCTCGGCCGTCTGCGGGACGTTGTGGTGGTCGACCGCGGCCTGCACCAGCCCCCGATCGCGACCGGGCTCGTCATCGAGGTGCCCGGCAAGAAACGCGTGTTCGTCCCCATGACGCGTGTGACGAGCATGGACTCCGGGCAGATTCTCACCACGGGCCTGATCAACCTGCGGCGCTTCTCACGGCGCGGTGCCGAACAGACGGTGGCCGGCGACCTCTTCGACCGGCGCATGGTGCTCGTGGACGAGGAGGGCAGGCTCGAGCACGAACACGAGTCCGTGCTCGAGGACCTCGCGATCGAGCGGCAGCGCAACGGCGACTGGATCGTGACCGAGGTCTACGTGCGCGAGGTGACCGGGCGCGGGGCATTCGGCCGTGCCCGTGGTCAGCATCGGCTCGTGGACTGGGATCGCTCCCGCTGGGCCCGCGGCACCGAGCCGCAGGGCGCGACGAGCTTCGTGGCGGCGCACGAGGACCTCAAGCCGGCCGACCTGGCGGACATGCTCCATGACATGACGGACAAGCGGCGCGTCGAGGTGGCCAACGAGCTGCAGGACGAGCGTCTGGCGGACGTGCTGCAGGAGCTGCCCGATGACGACCAGGTCCAGATCCTCTCTCACCTGGATATCGAGCGCGCGGCCGACGTGCTCGAGGAGATGGACCCGGACGACGCGGCCGACCTGCTCGGGGAGCTGCCGGACAATCAGCAGGAACTGCTGCTCGAACTCATGGAGCCCGAGGACGCCGAGGACGTGCGGCGCCTGCTCGAGTACGAGGAGGACACGGCCGGCTCGGTCATGACGCCGGTGCCGGTCATCATGGCGCCCGAGGCAACCGTGGCCGAGGCGATGGCCACGATCCGTCAGACGGAGATCTCCCCCGCCCGCGCCTCCCTGGTGATCGTCGCGCGTCCGCCGCTCGAGACGCCGACGGGCCGTTACCTGGGCGTCGTGCACTTCCAGAAGCTGCTGCGGTACCCGCCGCCTGAACCGCTGGGCAATCTGCTGGACAAGGACCTGGAGCCGGTCTCGGACCTCGCGCCCGTCACGCACGTCACGCGCGAGCTCGCCACGTACAACCTGACCTGCATCCCCGTGGTCAACGAACAGCAGCGCGTGGTCGGGGCCGTGACGGTCGACGATGTCCTCGACCACATCCTGCCCGAGGACTGGCGCGCGATGGACCCGGACCAGACGCCCGCACCCAGCACCGAGAACCCCGCCCCGACCGCCGGCGGCCCCGCGTCGGCGCGCGGCGGCGCACCGGCCGCGCCCGCGGCGGGCCCCACGACGAACCGGAGGACGTGA
- a CDS encoding DUF1003 domain-containing protein, translating into MAEHTKDARDSRPGLDTPLSARSRRMPRLSPNPDAFGEATEGFARFMGTPQFLLWMTMFCALWIGWNTYGPEPLRFDSAALGYTALTLVLSLQASYAAPLLLLAQNRQDDRDKVALREDRDRAERNLADTEYLTREIAGLRIALQDVSTRDFVRSELRSSTEDLVAELRESLREEIRAEVRADLLRDQAPRKKSKKKKRDSPARAQGDAEPQTTTLAIIAAQERQDGAPNTSAEYSPSTQQVRDEH; encoded by the coding sequence ATGGCCGAGCACACCAAAGACGCCCGGGACTCCCGGCCGGGCCTCGACACCCCGCTGAGCGCCCGCAGTCGGCGCATGCCCCGGCTGTCGCCCAACCCGGACGCGTTCGGCGAAGCCACCGAGGGCTTCGCCCGGTTCATGGGCACCCCGCAGTTCCTGCTGTGGATGACGATGTTCTGCGCCTTGTGGATCGGGTGGAACACGTACGGACCCGAGCCGCTGCGCTTCGACTCCGCAGCCCTCGGCTACACCGCGCTGACGCTCGTCCTCTCCCTGCAGGCCTCCTACGCCGCTCCCCTGCTGCTGCTCGCCCAGAACCGCCAGGACGACCGCGACAAGGTGGCGCTGCGCGAGGATCGGGACCGGGCCGAGCGCAACCTGGCCGACACCGAGTACCTCACCCGGGAGATCGCCGGGCTGCGCATCGCACTGCAGGACGTCTCCACACGCGACTTCGTGCGCTCGGAGCTGCGCAGCTCGACCGAGGACCTGGTGGCGGAGCTGCGCGAGTCCCTGCGCGAAGAGATCCGCGCCGAGGTGCGCGCCGACCTGCTGCGCGATCAGGCGCCCCGCAAGAAGTCCAAGAAGAAGAAGCGCGACTCCCCCGCCCGCGCGCAGGGCGACGCCGAGCCGCAGACCACCACGCTCGCGATCATCGCCGCGCAGGAACGGCAGGACGGTGCCCCGAACACCTCGGCCGAGTACTCGCCCTCCACGCAGCAGGTCCGTGATGAGCACTGA
- a CDS encoding Mrp/NBP35 family ATP-binding protein, whose translation MSTEPDLPTRLGADTSLEREVLAALAAVQDPEIRRPVTELGMVAAVTEVGDGVVAVLVCLTIAGCPLKDTLVDDVRAAAEAVPGVGRADVSLDVMTPEQRRALQERLRGSRPANPFGPDSLTRVIGVASGKGGVGKSTLTANLAVALTARGLSVGLIDADVHGFSIPGLLGIEAGPTRVEDMILPPVAHQVKVISIGMFLDEDRPVAWRGPMLHRALEQFVTDVYWGDLDVLLIDLPPGTGDIAISAAQLLPTSQLLVVTTPQHAAAQVAARAGQLARQTGQSVLGVVENMGPMTLPDGTVLDVFGAGGGAEVARRLTAALETDVPLLGTVPLEPAVRAGGDAGEPIVMTAHASPAAESLRAIAGRLAVRPDSLRGRGLPVSPR comes from the coding sequence ATGAGCACTGAGCCCGACCTGCCGACCCGGCTCGGCGCCGACACGTCCCTGGAACGCGAGGTCCTGGCGGCGTTGGCCGCCGTGCAGGATCCCGAGATCCGCCGTCCGGTCACCGAACTGGGCATGGTGGCCGCCGTGACGGAGGTCGGCGACGGCGTCGTCGCCGTCCTGGTGTGCCTGACCATCGCCGGCTGCCCGCTCAAGGACACCCTCGTCGACGACGTGCGCGCCGCGGCGGAGGCCGTGCCCGGCGTCGGACGGGCCGATGTGAGCCTGGACGTGATGACCCCCGAACAGCGCCGCGCTCTGCAGGAGCGACTGCGCGGCTCCCGTCCGGCGAACCCGTTCGGCCCGGACTCGCTGACTCGCGTGATCGGTGTGGCCTCGGGCAAGGGCGGGGTCGGCAAGTCCACCCTCACCGCGAACCTGGCGGTCGCTCTCACCGCCCGGGGACTGTCCGTCGGGCTGATCGACGCCGATGTGCACGGGTTCTCGATCCCCGGACTGCTGGGCATCGAGGCCGGCCCCACCCGGGTCGAGGACATGATCCTGCCGCCGGTGGCGCACCAGGTGAAGGTCATCTCGATCGGCATGTTCCTCGATGAGGACCGACCCGTCGCGTGGCGCGGACCCATGCTGCACCGGGCGCTCGAGCAGTTCGTCACGGACGTGTACTGGGGGGATCTGGACGTGCTGCTGATCGACCTGCCCCCGGGCACCGGGGACATCGCGATCTCCGCGGCACAGCTGCTGCCGACCTCGCAGCTGCTGGTCGTGACGACGCCCCAGCACGCCGCCGCGCAGGTCGCCGCCCGCGCCGGCCAGCTGGCGCGGCAGACCGGTCAGTCGGTGCTCGGGGTGGTCGAGAACATGGGACCCATGACGCTGCCCGACGGCACCGTGCTCGACGTGTTCGGCGCCGGCGGCGGCGCAGAGGTCGCCCGGCGGCTGACCGCGGCGCTCGAGACCGACGTGCCGCTGCTGGGCACCGTGCCCCTTGAGCCGGCTGTGCGCGCCGGCGGCGACGCGGGGGAACCGATCGTCATGACCGCACACGCCTCCCCCGCGGCCGAGAGCCTGCGTGCGATCGCCGGGCGCCTCGCGGTGCGGCCGGACTCGCTGCGCGGTCGCGGGCTGCCGGTCAGCCCGCGCTGA
- a CDS encoding Sec-independent protein translocase TatB: MNWGINGSEFIVLILLAIIVLGPDKLPEYTRQFTAWLRKMRDMAEGAKTQFKEETGSDFDEIDWRKYDPRQYDPRRIIREALREPAAGGRPSAAQRAGITPVRGEDMHGGLSREDLADMDPRSIFRSSPAPSGSHAVGQVARDADGSVAAGGAAAVGGAAAAIMGSGGAEALVDDQDRSAAPAQELTTEPDPMELLGLAPAPFDVDAT, translated from the coding sequence GTGAACTGGGGTATCAACGGCAGCGAATTCATCGTCCTCATTCTGCTCGCCATCATCGTGCTGGGCCCGGACAAGCTGCCCGAGTACACACGGCAGTTCACCGCCTGGCTGCGCAAGATGCGCGACATGGCCGAGGGCGCTAAGACCCAGTTCAAGGAAGAGACCGGATCCGACTTCGACGAGATCGACTGGCGCAAATACGACCCGCGCCAGTACGACCCCCGACGGATCATCCGCGAAGCACTGCGTGAGCCCGCCGCCGGCGGACGGCCCTCCGCGGCGCAGCGGGCGGGGATCACCCCGGTTCGCGGCGAGGACATGCACGGCGGCCTGAGCCGGGAGGATCTGGCGGACATGGACCCCCGGTCGATCTTCCGCAGCTCTCCCGCACCGAGCGGCTCGCACGCGGTCGGGCAGGTCGCCCGCGATGCCGACGGCTCGGTCGCCGCGGGCGGTGCGGCCGCCGTCGGCGGAGCTGCGGCCGCCATCATGGGCTCTGGCGGGGCCGAGGCGCTCGTCGACGACCAGGACCGCTCCGCGGCGCCGGCACAGGAGCTGACGACCGAGCCCGATCCGATGGAGCTTCTCGGCCTGGCTCCCGCCCCGTTCGACGTCGACGCCACCTGA